From a single Melospiza georgiana isolate bMelGeo1 chromosome 5, bMelGeo1.pri, whole genome shotgun sequence genomic region:
- the IBSP gene encoding bone sialoprotein 2 has protein sequence MRSVLVFVCLVGMACTFSVKSWLRQPKLDDSEENAVFKSRHRHYLYRYIYVYPPQRRYQGSDSSEEEGDGSEEEEEGGPFYAGTKAGGHLAGAAPEDCQAALGGDIPSPQQGKDCQRIRQRTASKGEDSENEDSDENEEEEEEEEVDENENSVNGTSTNTTESIGPHGNGTAAAEEGTGEAEEEEEEEEEEEEEEEEEEEEAEATTIASTTNEEGLIQATTMDDGGPTDVTTDATTAGELWEYDVTARDHGWGDEGTTEGGYEEQDEYARGDSYRTYEDEYGYYKGHGYDVYGQDYYYSQ, from the exons ATGAGGAGTGTCCTGGTGTTTGTCTGCCTGGTGGGAATGGCGTGCACCTTCTCG GTCAAGAGCTGGCTGCGGCAACCCAAGCTGGATGACTCAGAAGAGAATGCG GTTTTCAAGAGCCGGCACCGGCATTACCTGTACAGATACATCTACGTGTATCCCCCGCAGCGACGGTACCAG GGTAGTGACTCATCTGAGGAAGAGGGGGATGGctcggaggaggaggaagagggg GGGCCTTTTTATGCTGGAACCAAGGCAGGTGGACACcttgctggagcagcccctgaggaCTGCCAAGCTGCACTGGGAGGAGACATCCCATCCCCCCAGCAG GGCAAGGACTGCCAAAGGATCAGGCAGAGAACTGCCAGCAAGGGGGAAGACTCTGAAAATGAAGATAGTGATGAgaatgaggaggaagaggaggaagaagaagtaGATGAGAACGAGAACAGTGTCAATGGCACAAGCACCAATACCACAGAGAGTATTGGACCTCATGGCAATGGCACTGCGGCAGCTGAGGAGGGCACTGGTGAagctgaggaagaggaagaagaggaggaggaagaagaagaggaagaagaggaggaggaggaagaagctgaagCTACCACCATTGCAAGCACCACCAACGAAGAGGGTCTGATACAGGCGACCACTATGGATGATGGGGGACCCACAGATGTCACCACAGATGCCACCAcagctggggagctgtgggagtATGATGTGACAGCCAGGGACCACGGCTGGGGGGATGAGGGCACCACTGAGGGTGGGTACGAGGAACAGGATGAGTACGCACGTGGGGACAGCTACCGCACCTATGAGGATGAGTATGGCTACTACAAAGGGCACGGGTACGACGTGTACGGCCAGGATTACTACTACAGCcagtga